A genomic window from Paenibacillus sp. FSL K6-0276 includes:
- a CDS encoding glycoside hydrolase family 2 TIM barrel-domain containing protein, producing MTQQTIGRDWDDLGVLQRGRAKSRAYFIPYSDWSGALTYNRGSSPWFKSLNGMWKFNYAKGPKWAPDHFYEEEYDTSGWDEIQVPGHWQLQGYGTPHYTDLYYPFPADPPHVPDENPTGSYVRAFMLPEFWNGRNVAIKFDGVDSAFHIWVNGKSVGYSQGSRLTSEFDLTPYVKPGHNTLAVRVYQWSDGSYLEDQDMWWMSGIFRDVYLLSEPSSLRIADYRIITELDELCRDGILSVQVNIQGEAAVQGRLRLELLKRSGESVAWAEDRVTAGKNVQLVMPVGHPELWSAESPNLYHLLITLRDESGETVEMTAQRVGFRTVEVRGGQFLVNGKAIQLKGVNRHDHHPDTGRTVTVSTMLQDIKMMKQHNINAVRTAHYPNDPRFYDLCDEYGLYVMEETDLETHGFELLGNISRLSDDPAWQEAYVERVQRMVERDKNHPSVIFWSLGNESGFGCNFRAMAQWCREADPTRLIHYEEDREAEVCDVVSTMYSSVEKMEGFGQLTDHPKPHILCEFAHAMGNGPGGLRPYFDTFDKYDRLQGGFVWEWIDHGLSWQTGDGKADYAYGGDFGDVPNNSNFVIDGLVRPDRTPSPGLLEYKKIIEPVRVEYISRNKVNVINRYDFLTLDHLHADWSITMDGRTVQSGVLALPEIEAGGQAEVEIPYDHSLDALLRSEDAEQWLNICFSIAADCLWAEQGHEVAWAQFLMQDELENRVGDSHTGHSDAPSNAAIRMGSQQIWQNLHCTEAAGQIILANDDFRMTFDTRSGRIGSLRLNGKELMKAGPRLNFWRAPIDNDMYVLPDWRKAHLDRLTERVDEVSWTRLDEGTICITVSSRIAPPVFDWGFRCVTTYTVTSIGQITMDVQGTPEGKPPEMLPKIGLQMEIPGDLDRVKWYGRGPGENYSDSKEACRVGVYTASIDGLFTPYIYPQENGNRMDVRWISVTDASGLGLLAAGIPTLEFSAHRYTDKDLEEAKHASELVPRDFVTLNLDYRQNGLGSNTCGPAQMPDHKVTSEAFTFRILLAPFLSEDTTPEWLGRQMLFGLPQPQQ from the coding sequence ATGACACAGCAAACTATCGGGAGGGATTGGGATGATCTTGGCGTCCTTCAGCGGGGGCGGGCCAAAAGCCGGGCCTACTTCATCCCCTATTCTGACTGGTCAGGGGCACTAACTTACAATAGGGGAAGCTCACCCTGGTTCAAATCCTTAAATGGTATGTGGAAGTTCAACTATGCAAAGGGGCCAAAGTGGGCTCCGGATCACTTCTACGAGGAGGAGTATGATACTTCCGGCTGGGATGAGATTCAGGTACCGGGGCACTGGCAGCTACAAGGTTACGGAACTCCGCATTATACGGACTTATATTATCCGTTCCCGGCAGACCCCCCGCATGTGCCTGACGAGAATCCGACAGGCAGTTATGTGAGAGCGTTCATGTTGCCCGAATTCTGGAACGGGCGGAATGTCGCCATTAAGTTCGACGGGGTGGATAGTGCGTTTCATATCTGGGTGAACGGCAAATCGGTCGGCTACAGTCAGGGCAGCCGCCTGACCTCAGAATTCGATCTCACTCCTTATGTGAAACCGGGCCACAATACCTTAGCCGTTAGAGTGTACCAATGGTCGGACGGCAGTTATCTGGAAGATCAGGATATGTGGTGGATGAGTGGGATTTTTAGAGATGTGTATCTGCTCTCCGAGCCGTCTTCGCTCCGCATTGCCGATTATCGGATTATAACGGAACTGGATGAATTATGCCGTGATGGGATCTTGTCCGTTCAAGTGAATATACAAGGGGAAGCTGCTGTACAGGGCCGTCTGCGGCTTGAGCTGCTTAAACGGAGTGGTGAATCTGTTGCATGGGCTGAGGATCGGGTTACTGCAGGAAAAAATGTGCAGCTTGTAATGCCGGTAGGTCATCCGGAACTGTGGAGTGCGGAATCCCCCAATTTATATCATCTGCTGATCACTTTGCGGGATGAAAGTGGAGAGACGGTAGAGATGACGGCCCAGCGGGTTGGATTCCGCACAGTTGAGGTGCGCGGCGGACAATTTCTGGTGAACGGAAAGGCGATTCAGCTCAAGGGTGTCAACCGTCATGATCATCACCCTGATACAGGTCGCACAGTCACTGTATCCACCATGCTACAGGATATCAAGATGATGAAGCAGCACAATATCAACGCCGTAAGAACCGCCCACTATCCGAATGATCCTCGGTTCTATGATCTGTGTGATGAGTACGGCTTATATGTTATGGAAGAGACCGATCTGGAGACACACGGGTTCGAGCTGCTTGGCAACATTTCCAGACTCAGTGACGATCCCGCCTGGCAGGAAGCCTATGTGGAGCGCGTTCAGCGGATGGTTGAGCGCGACAAGAATCATCCTTCCGTGATCTTCTGGTCGCTTGGGAATGAGTCCGGCTTCGGCTGCAATTTCCGAGCGATGGCGCAGTGGTGCAGAGAAGCTGACCCGACACGACTTATTCATTACGAAGAAGATCGCGAAGCTGAAGTCTGTGATGTGGTAAGCACGATGTACTCCTCCGTTGAGAAAATGGAAGGTTTCGGTCAGTTGACTGACCATCCGAAGCCGCATATTCTGTGTGAATTCGCGCATGCCATGGGCAACGGACCCGGTGGATTAAGACCTTATTTTGATACTTTTGACAAGTACGATAGACTGCAGGGCGGTTTTGTGTGGGAATGGATTGACCACGGGCTGAGCTGGCAGACGGGAGACGGGAAGGCTGATTACGCTTATGGTGGGGACTTCGGGGATGTGCCGAATAACAGCAACTTTGTCATCGATGGTCTGGTTCGGCCGGATCGGACACCATCACCGGGACTCCTTGAGTACAAGAAAATTATCGAGCCGGTTCGGGTCGAGTATATAAGCAGGAATAAGGTAAATGTGATTAACCGGTATGATTTCCTGACACTGGATCACCTTCATGCTGACTGGAGCATCACCATGGATGGACGTACCGTTCAAAGCGGAGTTCTTGCACTGCCAGAGATTGAAGCGGGCGGACAGGCAGAAGTGGAGATTCCTTATGACCACAGTCTTGATGCTCTCCTTCGCAGTGAGGATGCGGAACAGTGGCTGAACATCTGCTTTTCGATCGCCGCTGACTGTCTTTGGGCGGAGCAGGGTCATGAAGTGGCTTGGGCTCAGTTTCTAATGCAGGATGAGTTGGAGAATCGTGTTGGCGATAGTCATACAGGGCATTCAGATGCCCCCTCCAATGCTGCTATCCGGATGGGAAGTCAACAGATCTGGCAGAATCTTCACTGCACAGAAGCCGCTGGGCAGATCATTCTCGCAAATGATGACTTCCGTATGACCTTTGACACGCGGAGCGGGCGAATCGGTTCGCTTCGTCTGAATGGCAAGGAACTAATGAAAGCCGGACCGCGCCTGAATTTCTGGCGTGCGCCGATCGACAATGACATGTATGTGCTACCGGACTGGCGCAAAGCGCACCTGGACCGGCTAACAGAACGCGTTGATGAGGTTAGCTGGACCCGGCTTGACGAAGGGACCATCTGCATTACTGTAAGCTCAAGGATTGCTCCGCCAGTCTTTGATTGGGGGTTCCGGTGTGTAACTACCTATACCGTAACCAGCATAGGGCAAATCACTATGGATGTGCAGGGCACACCGGAGGGAAAACCGCCAGAAATGCTGCCTAAGATTGGACTCCAGATGGAGATTCCTGGCGACCTGGATCGGGTGAAATGGTATGGCCGGGGTCCCGGTGAGAATTATTCGGACAGCAAAGAGGCATGCCGTGTTGGAGTGTATACAGCTTCAATTGATGGACTATTCACTCCATATATATATCCGCAGGAGAATGGGAACCGGATGGATGTTAGATGGATATCCGTCACAGACGCATCCGGACTTGGTCTACTTGCTGCGGGTATTCCGACTCTTGAATTCAGTGCGCACCGTTATACGGACAAGGATCTTGAAGAGGCAAAACATGCAAGCGAGCTTGTTCCGCGTGACTTCGTCACGCTGAATCTGGATTACCGGCAGAATGGGCTGGGTAGCAACACTTGTGGACCTGCCCAGATGCCGGATCATAAGGTAACATCGGAAGCTTTTACATTTCGTATTCTGCTCGCTCCGTTTCTATCAGAAGATACAACGCCGGAGTGGCTTGGTAGACAAATGCTGTTCGGGTTACCACAACCACAACAATGA
- a CDS encoding SDR family NAD(P)-dependent oxidoreductase, whose protein sequence is MLHTQDVLNLSGKIAVVTGGASGIGLATAGLLADFGAHVVVLDINVRQGEQAVHEIKGRGGEASFHRCDVSSSEDCKRAASEIENAHGKVDILFNNAGIIRRKTVVELEEADWDLVMDVSLKGVYLLSKYMIPVMERGGGGSIINTGSGWGLKGGDRAASYCAAKAGVVNLTRAMAIDHGPANIRVNCVSPGDTDTPLLRDEAKQLQQDEAAFLVASAGGRPLERLGTPRDIANAVLFLASDLSSWITGSVIVVDGGGIA, encoded by the coding sequence ATGCTCCACACACAGGATGTACTCAATTTAAGCGGAAAGATAGCTGTAGTTACCGGAGGTGCTTCAGGTATTGGCCTTGCTACGGCCGGACTGCTTGCAGATTTCGGAGCACATGTGGTTGTGCTGGACATCAATGTAAGGCAAGGGGAGCAGGCTGTTCATGAGATTAAAGGGCGGGGAGGGGAAGCAAGCTTCCACCGCTGCGATGTCTCCTCTTCGGAGGACTGCAAGCGTGCCGCTTCAGAGATTGAGAACGCGCACGGCAAAGTCGATATTCTGTTCAACAATGCGGGGATTATCCGCCGCAAGACCGTTGTCGAGCTTGAGGAAGCCGACTGGGATCTGGTGATGGATGTATCACTTAAGGGAGTCTATCTACTCTCCAAATATATGATCCCGGTGATGGAGCGCGGAGGCGGTGGCAGCATCATTAATACCGGCTCCGGCTGGGGCCTTAAAGGCGGAGACCGCGCCGCTTCCTACTGTGCAGCCAAAGCTGGTGTGGTCAACCTCACCCGGGCTATGGCCATTGATCACGGCCCCGCGAACATTCGCGTGAACTGCGTGTCCCCGGGCGACACGGATACGCCGCTTCTGCGCGATGAAGCCAAGCAGCTTCAGCAGGACGAAGCTGCCTTCCTGGTGGCCTCGGCGGGGGGGCGTCCACTGGAGCGGCTGGGTACACCACGTGATATCGCGAATGCAGTGCTGTTTCTGGCCAGCGATCTGTCTTCCTGGATCACCGGAAGTGTAATTGTTGTGGACGGTGGAGGCATTGCCTAA
- the gcvPA gene encoding aminomethyl-transferring glycine dehydrogenase subunit GcvPA: MSEHRTYAHPYIPNTVPEVREAMLKEIGLSSIDQLHDAIPDSLKLKREMNLPPAMNEYELRRHIEALLAKNKHGADYINFLGAGCWQHFVPAVCDEINQRSEFVTAYAGEPYEDHGRFQSLFEYQSLMAELVDMDVVNVPTFDWAQAASTAIRMAGRITGRRIALLSRSVDPDKAKIITNYCTPVMEIRYVEIDPMTGKIDLDDLQGKLEEGTAAFYFENPGYLGVIEDQGAEISELVHAVNAISIVGVDPISLGVLEPPSRYGADIVCGDLQPLGMHMNYGGGQAGFIATRDEETYVMEYPSRLFGIIPTEVEGEYGFGDVAYERTSFALRENGKESVGTQTALWGITAGVYLSLLGPAGMQEVGETIMQKSQYAADKLCAIPGVSLRFKDTVFFKEFVLDFNETGMSVTEINKCLLEEGIFGGKDLSSAYPQWGQCALYCVTEIHMQSDLNRLASAIESIVCKDQ; this comes from the coding sequence TTGTCTGAACACAGAACTTATGCCCATCCCTATATCCCGAACACAGTACCGGAAGTCCGGGAGGCCATGCTGAAGGAAATCGGCCTGAGCTCCATCGACCAGCTGCATGATGCGATTCCGGACAGTCTGAAGCTCAAGCGGGAGATGAATCTTCCTCCAGCTATGAATGAATATGAACTTCGTCGGCATATCGAGGCTCTGCTTGCGAAGAACAAGCATGGCGCCGATTATATCAACTTCCTCGGAGCGGGCTGCTGGCAGCATTTCGTTCCGGCTGTATGCGATGAAATTAATCAGCGCTCGGAGTTCGTGACGGCTTATGCAGGAGAGCCTTACGAAGACCACGGCCGATTTCAGTCCTTGTTTGAGTATCAGAGCCTGATGGCCGAACTCGTCGATATGGACGTAGTTAACGTTCCTACCTTCGACTGGGCACAGGCGGCCTCTACGGCTATCCGAATGGCAGGTCGGATTACAGGCCGCAGGATTGCGCTGCTCTCCAGATCTGTCGATCCGGATAAAGCCAAGATCATAACCAATTACTGTACACCTGTAATGGAAATTAGGTATGTGGAGATTGATCCGATGACAGGAAAGATAGATCTGGATGATCTGCAGGGCAAGCTTGAGGAAGGAACGGCGGCGTTCTACTTCGAGAATCCGGGTTACCTCGGAGTTATTGAGGATCAAGGCGCTGAAATATCTGAGCTTGTGCATGCGGTGAACGCTATCTCTATTGTGGGCGTTGATCCGATCTCCCTTGGCGTACTGGAACCACCAAGCCGTTACGGCGCTGATATTGTCTGTGGGGATTTACAGCCGCTAGGCATGCATATGAACTATGGTGGGGGTCAAGCTGGATTCATCGCTACCCGGGATGAAGAGACTTATGTGATGGAATATCCGTCCCGCCTGTTCGGTATTATTCCTACAGAAGTGGAAGGCGAGTATGGCTTCGGCGATGTGGCCTATGAGCGTACGTCCTTTGCCCTCCGGGAGAATGGGAAGGAGTCGGTAGGAACACAGACAGCACTGTGGGGAATTACCGCCGGAGTCTATCTATCCCTGCTTGGACCAGCGGGTATGCAGGAAGTAGGGGAGACCATTATGCAGAAATCCCAATATGCGGCGGATAAGCTGTGTGCCATTCCGGGGGTCTCTTTGCGATTCAAAGATACAGTCTTTTTCAAAGAATTTGTCTTGGATTTCAACGAGACCGGAATGTCTGTTACTGAGATTAACAAGTGTCTTTTGGAAGAAGGGATTTTCGGAGGAAAAGATCTGTCGTCTGCTTATCCCCAGTGGGGACAATGTGCTCTTTATTGCGTAACTGAAATTCATATGCAGTCAGATCTGAACCGGCTTGCGTCAGCTATCGAGAGCATTGTCTGCAAGGATCAATAA
- the gcvPB gene encoding aminomethyl-transferring glycine dehydrogenase subunit GcvPB, producing MKRIRRDHKVRRFHQAKWDEPVIFELHRSGERGVIPPGTEAGIAEAVGQGSARIPSAMRRKEAPALPEIGQAKVLRHYLRLSQETLGSDLNVEIGQGTCTMKYIPRINEMLIRTPNLMELHPLQDAGSVQGILEIYYKLDQAMREISGMDAFSFQPSSGTQALLAMASIVRAYHDSRGEGDQRDEIITTIFSHPSQAATAAVKGYKIITLHPDEDGFPDLEKLKNAVSKRTAGFVVANPEDTGIYNHRIREFTDVVHEAGGICFYDQANANGLLGITRAKEAGFDMCFFNLHKTFAAPHMCGGPATGALGVTDSLKRFLPGPLVDWDGSRYVLVEQSDDSIGKVRSFHGVAQTVLRSYAWIMSLGPDGLKNVAQIAVLNNNYLYHKILQIRGASAPYIKGRRLEQVRYSWKQLADETGVTTEDITRRMCDFGLHYWTSHHPYIVPQPFTLEPTESYSKEDLDEYIEALTHISNEAYTQPDIVKLAPHSSTVHRNVESSLDDPAQWCITWRAYLKKTQPV from the coding sequence ATGAAACGGATTCGTAGAGACCACAAGGTGCGCCGCTTTCACCAAGCCAAATGGGATGAACCGGTGATCTTCGAGCTTCACCGGTCGGGTGAGCGCGGGGTAATCCCGCCAGGCACCGAGGCTGGAATTGCCGAGGCTGTCGGCCAAGGCTCAGCCCGAATTCCATCAGCCATGCGGCGAAAAGAAGCGCCGGCGCTTCCCGAGATCGGTCAGGCCAAAGTTCTTAGGCATTATTTAAGACTCTCCCAAGAGACTTTGGGTTCGGATCTTAACGTAGAGATCGGACAGGGGACGTGTACGATGAAGTATATTCCCCGTATCAATGAAATGCTTATACGTACCCCAAATCTGATGGAGCTGCATCCACTGCAGGATGCCGGATCCGTTCAGGGCATCCTGGAAATCTACTATAAGCTGGACCAGGCGATGCGTGAAATATCAGGGATGGACGCCTTCTCGTTCCAGCCGAGCAGTGGCACCCAGGCCTTGCTGGCCATGGCTTCCATTGTCCGCGCATATCACGATTCACGTGGTGAGGGAGACCAACGGGATGAGATCATTACGACCATCTTCTCACATCCGTCCCAAGCGGCGACCGCAGCGGTTAAGGGATATAAGATCATTACACTGCATCCTGACGAAGATGGATTCCCTGATCTGGAGAAGCTGAAGAATGCCGTCTCCAAACGCACGGCGGGTTTCGTCGTGGCCAACCCAGAAGATACAGGCATATACAACCATCGTATCCGCGAGTTCACGGACGTGGTTCATGAAGCAGGAGGAATCTGCTTCTACGATCAGGCAAACGCGAATGGGCTGCTCGGCATCACCCGAGCCAAAGAAGCCGGGTTTGACATGTGTTTCTTCAACCTGCATAAGACCTTTGCCGCACCTCACATGTGCGGAGGGCCGGCTACAGGCGCTCTTGGGGTAACAGATTCCCTTAAGCGTTTCCTGCCGGGACCGCTTGTTGACTGGGACGGCAGCCGTTATGTCCTTGTAGAGCAAAGCGACGACAGCATCGGCAAAGTCCGCAGCTTCCACGGCGTGGCCCAGACTGTGCTTCGCTCCTATGCCTGGATTATGAGCCTGGGGCCGGATGGCCTTAAGAATGTGGCCCAGATCGCTGTACTGAATAACAACTACCTGTATCACAAAATTCTGCAAATCCGCGGAGCCAGCGCTCCTTACATCAAAGGTCGGCGTCTTGAACAGGTAAGGTACAGTTGGAAGCAGCTTGCGGATGAGACTGGGGTAACGACAGAAGACATCACCCGCCGGATGTGTGATTTCGGCCTGCATTATTGGACATCCCATCATCCGTACATCGTTCCGCAGCCGTTCACCCTGGAGCCGACTGAATCTTATTCGAAGGAAGATCTTGACGAATATATCGAGGCGCTGACCCATATTTCGAATGAAGCTTACACGCAGCCGGATATCGTTAAATTAGCTCCACATAGCAGTACCGTTCACAGGAATGTGGAATCTTCTCTTGATGATCCCGCACAATGGTGTATCACGTGGCGGGCTTACCTAAAGAAGACACAGCCGGTATAG
- a CDS encoding MFS transporter, giving the protein MSGYMRNLLRLSVGVRRFLMTEAMYGIGIGMYSLVLNLHLLSKGMKEDEIGLLMSIGILIMGALAIPVSISANRIGRKKLLVSGIMFIAAGSALYAIGNHSGIFYLAQTLVSIGLTLVETTEVQLLFHYCASRKEEASAFSLMFAVFTAFTGAGTLAAGYLPNLADSGEGYGLTLLLAALVFVVHSMIRGLWLPSEGRERETVGTSGDLEVSHEVSGLRKKLPSGTLWLFSVFMALLGGAIAITGSFLNVIVKYRLNWMDDKVSILLAVSGAILFAASLMTPYVLERFGHNVAIVSVFLVNILVFASLSWAMPVWMFTIVFLVRGGGLTMLSNLLDSQLMSAFKERERNLYAGMRSVFRSLGSSGAALLTGWILIGQDYELPFFLTSVVLLLCLLYYIWFIRPILDKRLEE; this is encoded by the coding sequence ATGTCTGGGTATATGAGGAACTTGCTGCGCCTGTCCGTCGGCGTCCGCCGGTTTCTTATGACCGAAGCCATGTATGGCATCGGCATCGGTATGTATTCGCTAGTTCTTAATTTGCATTTGCTGTCCAAAGGAATGAAGGAGGATGAAATCGGGCTGCTCATGTCCATAGGTATACTGATCATGGGGGCATTGGCTATTCCTGTATCCATATCGGCAAACCGTATAGGTCGTAAAAAGCTGCTGGTATCCGGCATCATGTTTATAGCGGCAGGAAGTGCACTTTATGCGATTGGCAATCATTCCGGCATATTCTATTTGGCTCAAACTTTGGTCTCGATTGGCCTTACTCTTGTGGAGACGACTGAGGTGCAGTTGCTATTCCACTATTGTGCCTCGCGCAAGGAAGAAGCAAGTGCCTTCTCCCTGATGTTTGCCGTGTTTACGGCATTTACCGGGGCAGGAACCCTGGCAGCCGGATACTTGCCGAATTTGGCTGATAGCGGGGAAGGCTACGGGCTTACGCTACTGCTTGCTGCACTGGTTTTCGTAGTTCACAGTATGATTAGAGGACTCTGGCTTCCCTCTGAGGGTAGGGAAAGAGAAACGGTTGGAACATCCGGAGATTTGGAAGTGAGCCACGAAGTCTCTGGCTTGAGGAAAAAGCTGCCTTCCGGCACACTCTGGTTGTTCTCGGTATTCATGGCCCTACTCGGAGGAGCGATAGCCATTACCGGGTCATTTCTTAATGTAATTGTGAAGTACAGACTGAACTGGATGGATGACAAAGTGTCAATTCTGCTGGCGGTAAGCGGAGCTATTTTGTTTGCAGCTTCTTTAATGACGCCTTACGTATTAGAACGTTTCGGCCATAATGTGGCCATCGTATCTGTCTTTTTGGTTAACATACTCGTGTTCGCCTCTTTATCCTGGGCCATGCCGGTCTGGATGTTCACAATTGTGTTTCTGGTTCGCGGGGGAGGGCTTACGATGCTTTCTAATCTGCTGGACAGCCAGTTGATGTCTGCCTTTAAGGAGCGGGAGAGGAATCTCTACGCAGGGATGAGATCCGTATTTCGGAGCCTCGGATCATCCGGTGCCGCTCTGCTTACGGGATGGATTTTGATCGGACAGGATTACGAGCTGCCCTTTTTTCTGACATCGGTAGTATTGCTTCTCTGTCTGCTTTATTACATTTGGTTCATACGCCCAATTCTGGATAAAAGGCTGGAAGAATGA
- a CDS encoding YojF family protein: MQLINQSEIQDRIDQLKDQDLYIHLEMTTGAYAAHFDSSKHPAATFITNAVIRYSHGSISGNGPYRVGLKMSQGWVYSEGLTHYEESETDRLILAGHDSQGKLVVSLQLSREPF; the protein is encoded by the coding sequence TTGCAGCTAATCAATCAATCAGAAATACAAGATAGGATCGACCAGCTTAAAGATCAGGATCTGTATATCCATCTTGAGATGACGACGGGAGCATACGCTGCCCATTTCGATAGTTCTAAGCACCCAGCTGCTACTTTCATTACCAATGCTGTGATCCGATATTCTCATGGATCGATTTCCGGTAACGGACCTTATCGAGTCGGCTTGAAAATGTCGCAGGGTTGGGTGTACTCTGAAGGGCTAACTCACTATGAAGAGAGTGAGACAGACCGATTGATTCTGGCCGGGCATGACAGCCAAGGCAAACTGGTCGTATCCTTACAATTAAGCCGGGAGCCGTTCTAA
- the bshB2 gene encoding bacillithiol biosynthesis deacetylase BshB2, with protein MERHILVILPHPDDEAFGISGTLAKHVQNGTQVTYACLTLGEMGRNMGVPPFANRVTLPEIRKKELEASCQAIGIQDLRMLGFHDKTIEFEDQVLLDGKIDALLKELNPSLIITFYPGYSVHPDHDATGAAVIRTVARLPKEDRPPVHCIAFANNIEEIGEAKVINDVRDFLKQKMASIQAHKSQFQAAELLGSNPLEDKEIQDRFGTEHFWIYPFE; from the coding sequence GTGGAAAGACATATTCTAGTTATATTACCGCATCCGGATGACGAGGCCTTCGGTATATCTGGAACGCTAGCTAAACATGTGCAAAACGGCACCCAAGTCACTTACGCTTGTCTGACACTTGGGGAGATGGGCCGAAATATGGGCGTCCCGCCATTTGCGAATCGGGTAACCCTCCCAGAAATACGTAAGAAGGAACTGGAAGCTTCCTGCCAAGCCATTGGAATACAGGATTTAAGGATGCTTGGTTTCCACGATAAGACGATTGAATTTGAGGATCAAGTGCTATTGGATGGAAAAATTGATGCTCTTCTAAAAGAGCTTAATCCCTCGCTGATCATTACGTTCTATCCGGGGTACAGCGTTCATCCTGATCATGATGCTACCGGAGCTGCGGTGATTCGAACCGTTGCAAGACTGCCTAAGGAGGACAGACCTCCTGTTCACTGTATAGCTTTCGCCAATAATATTGAAGAGATTGGGGAGGCAAAGGTTATCAATGATGTGAGAGATTTCCTGAAGCAAAAGATGGCGTCCATTCAGGCGCATAAATCCCAATTCCAAGCGGCTGAGTTATTAGGAAGCAACCCGTTAGAGGATAAAGAAATCCAAGATCGTTTTGGAACAGAACATTTCTGGATCTATCCATTTGAATGA
- a CDS encoding SprT family zinc-dependent metalloprotease, translated as MKIDYDNQVIEFNVQYGNGKKISIHIDSSGRITLKVPKKTSEETIKSVVERNGKLIVEKLNSIAAVAAESPKTGEYEDEGKFLYLGKYYALQELIETGDLNEEELKLKLKKFYFSSCKKIVGERINRYQTQLRVKPKTIDIVESRTKWGSCSSDKKLTFNYRLAMAPVEVIDYVIIHELCHLLHMNHDRSFWRRVGSLMPDYKEKEEYLARYGRAMTL; from the coding sequence ATGAAGATTGATTACGACAATCAGGTGATCGAGTTTAATGTTCAATATGGAAATGGCAAGAAAATCTCCATTCATATAGATTCGTCAGGGCGCATAACGCTCAAAGTTCCCAAGAAAACAAGTGAAGAGACGATTAAAAGCGTGGTAGAACGTAATGGGAAACTAATAGTGGAGAAGCTGAACAGCATTGCGGCAGTGGCAGCGGAAAGCCCTAAGACTGGAGAGTATGAAGATGAAGGTAAGTTCCTGTATCTAGGTAAATATTATGCTCTGCAAGAGCTAATAGAGACAGGAGATTTGAATGAAGAAGAGCTTAAACTTAAGCTGAAGAAATTCTATTTCTCGAGTTGTAAGAAGATTGTAGGTGAGAGGATTAATAGATATCAGACACAGCTTAGAGTAAAGCCAAAGACCATTGACATTGTTGAGTCTAGAACCAAGTGGGGAAGCTGTAGCTCGGATAAAAAGCTAACCTTTAACTATCGCCTAGCGATGGCTCCTGTGGAGGTTATCGATTATGTGATCATCCATGAACTATGCCATTTGCTTCATATGAATCATGATCGCTCCTTTTGGCGTCGGGTTGGAAGCCTCATGCCGGATTATAAGGAGAAGGAAGAGTATTTAGCTAGATACGGGCGTGCTATGACGCTGTGA